A single window of Oreochromis aureus strain Israel breed Guangdong linkage group 7, ZZ_aureus, whole genome shotgun sequence DNA harbors:
- the LOC116321843 gene encoding lysozyme C, producing MRSLLVLLFLAVANAKIFERCEWARTLKANGMDGYYGISLADWVCLTRWESNYNTMAKNTNNDGSTDFGIFQINSYWWCNDYIINSHNGCNMDCSAFLSDNVSAAITCAKRVVRDPQGISAWYGWRSNCEGRDLSSYVSGCGV from the exons ATGAGGAGTCTGTTGGTTTTGCTCTTCTTGGCTGTGGCCAACGCCAAAATCTTCGAGCGCTGTGAATGGGCGCGCACACTCAAGGCTAACGGCATGGACGGCTACTATGGAATCAGCCTTGCCGACT GGGTTTGCCTCACCCGATGGGAGTCAAACTATAACACCATGGCCAAAAACACCAACAATGACGGATCCACCGACTTTGGCATCTTTCAAATTAACAGCTATTGGTGGTGCAATGACTACATCATCAACTCGCATAACGGATGCAACATGGACTGCAGTG CATTTTTGAGCGATAATGTCAGTGCAGCAATCACCTGTGCCAAACGTGTCGTTAGGGATCCTCAAGGCATCAGTGCCTG GTATGGCTGGCGTTCTAACTGTGAGGGCCGTGACCTCAGCTCGTATGTCAGTGGATGTGGTGTTTAA